In Paenibacillus phoenicis, one genomic interval encodes:
- the pheA gene encoding prephenate dehydratase gives MKRIALLPEGSVSHEAALHLFGDEPVELLHFKQISDVFLATASGHSDYSVIPMENTIEGSVSLHMDWLVHEVDVPMQVEWVYPSVQNLIGKREEFQAADPSGDIDYSKVTKVLSHPVAMAQCLQFIRSRMPKAELEHTGSTSEAVELVKKNPGQGWTAIGTALGAKRHGLDVLARQVTDHDNNYTRFVLIGPRPFELKYPAAQNKTSLLVTLPEDFPGALHQVLSAFAWRKLNLSRIESRPTKKRLGNYYFIMDVLESIDSVLLSSAIGEIEALSCQVRVLGSYPSLSFGDQKAEVPK, from the coding sequence ATGAAACGAATAGCATTGCTGCCGGAAGGCTCGGTATCCCATGAAGCGGCGCTGCACCTGTTTGGCGATGAGCCGGTGGAGCTGCTGCACTTCAAGCAGATTTCCGACGTATTCTTAGCCACGGCCAGCGGACACAGCGATTACAGCGTCATCCCGATGGAGAATACGATTGAAGGCTCCGTCAGTCTTCATATGGATTGGCTTGTCCATGAAGTGGATGTTCCGATGCAGGTTGAATGGGTGTACCCTTCCGTGCAGAATTTGATCGGCAAGCGGGAAGAGTTCCAAGCGGCCGATCCATCGGGCGACATTGATTACAGCAAAGTGACGAAGGTGCTGTCCCATCCGGTTGCGATGGCCCAATGCCTGCAATTTATCCGTTCACGGATGCCCAAGGCGGAGCTGGAACATACCGGCAGCACTTCAGAAGCGGTAGAACTGGTGAAGAAAAATCCGGGACAAGGCTGGACGGCGATCGGTACGGCACTTGGGGCTAAGCGCCATGGATTGGATGTCTTGGCTCGCCAAGTGACGGACCACGACAACAACTATACCCGGTTTGTTCTGATCGGCCCGCGGCCGTTTGAACTGAAATATCCAGCTGCTCAAAATAAAACAAGTCTGCTGGTGACGTTGCCGGAGGATTTTCCGGGCGCCTTGCATCAGGTATTGTCTGCATTTGCATGGCGTAAGCTGAATTTGTCGCGCATTGAGTCGCGCCCTACGAAGAAACGGCTTGGCAATTACTATTTTATTATGGATGTGCTTGAATCGATCGATTCTGTGCTGCTGAGTTCAGCGATTGGAGAAATCGAAGCGTTAAGCTGTCAAGTACGCGTGCTGGGCAGTTATCCCAGCTTATCGTTTGGAGATCAAAAAGCGGAGGTGCCAAAATAA
- the thrC gene encoding threonine synthase produces MRYLGLLETYKEYLPVSDKTPKLTLQEGNTPLVRAENLSKELGLDLYFKYEGLNPTGSFKDRGMVMAVAKAVEEGSRTIMCASTGNTSAAAAAYAARAGIDCIVLIPNNNIALGKLAQAMIYGAKVIAIEGNFDRALEIVRDITAKHPITLVNSVNPYRIEGQKTAAFEVCDQLGKAPDVLAIPVGNAGNISAYWKGFKEYYERGKSTSLPRMVGFEAEGAMAIVKGEPILEPETIATAIRIGNPASWKTAVAAAEESGGQINYVTDDEILDAYRTIAAKEGIFAEPASAASIAGVYKLHREGYFKGGETVVCVLTGHGLKDPNIAIKSIGGEPLVVQDTEEAVLNAIAKLQGARA; encoded by the coding sequence ATGAGATATCTCGGATTGCTGGAAACGTACAAGGAATATTTGCCGGTGAGCGACAAGACGCCGAAGCTGACGCTGCAGGAAGGCAATACCCCGCTGGTTCGCGCGGAGAACCTGTCGAAGGAGCTGGGCCTGGATCTGTATTTCAAATATGAAGGGCTGAATCCAACCGGTTCCTTTAAGGACCGCGGAATGGTGATGGCCGTCGCGAAAGCGGTGGAGGAAGGCAGCCGGACGATTATGTGCGCGTCCACGGGGAATACCTCGGCAGCGGCAGCGGCTTATGCGGCTCGGGCGGGAATCGACTGCATCGTGCTGATTCCGAACAACAACATTGCCCTCGGAAAGCTGGCGCAAGCGATGATTTACGGGGCGAAAGTGATTGCCATCGAAGGTAACTTCGACCGGGCGCTCGAAATCGTGCGCGACATCACCGCCAAGCATCCGATCACGCTGGTCAACTCGGTGAACCCGTACCGCATTGAAGGCCAGAAAACAGCGGCATTCGAGGTGTGCGACCAACTGGGGAAAGCGCCGGATGTATTGGCGATTCCCGTCGGCAACGCGGGCAATATCTCGGCCTATTGGAAAGGCTTCAAGGAATATTATGAGCGCGGTAAATCGACTTCTCTGCCGCGGATGGTTGGATTCGAGGCCGAAGGCGCGATGGCGATCGTCAAAGGCGAGCCAATTCTGGAGCCGGAAACGATTGCGACCGCCATTCGGATTGGCAATCCGGCCAGCTGGAAGACAGCTGTCGCCGCCGCGGAGGAATCCGGCGGGCAAATCAACTATGTTACGGACGACGAAATCCTTGATGCATACCGCACTATCGCTGCCAAGGAAGGTATCTTTGCCGAGCCGGCATCGGCTGCTTCAATCGCCGGCGTATATAAACTGCATCGGGAAGGCTATTTCAAAGGCGGCGAGACCGTCGTTTGCGTGCTGACCGGACATGGTCTGAAGGATCCGAACATCGCGATCAAGAGCATTGGCGGCGAACCGCTTGTCGTACAGGATACGGAGGAAGCGGTGCTGAATGCGATCGCCAAGCTGCAAGGAGCACGGGCATGA
- the ilvE gene encoding branched-chain-amino-acid transaminase, whose amino-acid sequence MAEQWIYLDGQFVTKDQAKVSVYDHGFLYGDGIFEGIRIYNGNIFKCKEHLDRLYDSAKSIMLDIPLTYQEMEDALVETLRRNDLRNGYIRLVVSRGAGNLGLDPNRCPKASVIIIVEQLAIYSEEAYKTGLKTVSVSTRRNIPDALNPKIKSLNYLNNILVKIQSNLSGAGEAIMLNAQGYVTEGSGDNIFIVKNGVITTPPCYLGALDGITRQAIIEICRKKGYNIQEQPFTLHDVYVADEVFLTGTAAEVIAVREVDGRIIGEGHAGPITLKLLEEFRAIVDKDGLKVW is encoded by the coding sequence ATGGCAGAACAATGGATTTATTTAGATGGACAATTCGTAACAAAAGATCAAGCAAAGGTTTCCGTATATGACCATGGATTTTTGTACGGGGACGGGATTTTTGAAGGCATCCGCATTTATAACGGGAACATCTTTAAATGCAAGGAGCATTTGGACCGCCTATACGATTCGGCTAAATCCATTATGTTGGACATTCCGCTGACGTATCAGGAAATGGAAGATGCGCTGGTCGAGACGCTTCGCCGCAATGATCTGCGCAACGGTTATATCCGTCTTGTAGTTTCCCGCGGCGCCGGCAACCTCGGATTGGATCCAAATCGTTGCCCGAAAGCCTCGGTGATCATTATCGTAGAGCAGCTTGCGATCTATTCGGAGGAAGCCTACAAAACCGGGCTGAAAACCGTCTCCGTATCGACGCGCCGCAACATTCCGGACGCTCTGAATCCGAAGATCAAATCGCTGAACTATTTGAACAACATTTTGGTGAAAATCCAGTCGAACCTGTCCGGTGCAGGAGAAGCGATCATGCTGAACGCGCAAGGGTACGTTACGGAGGGTTCGGGCGATAATATTTTCATCGTCAAAAACGGGGTTATTACTACTCCTCCATGTTACTTGGGCGCCTTGGACGGCATTACCCGCCAAGCGATCATCGAAATTTGCCGCAAAAAAGGCTACAATATCCAAGAGCAGCCATTTACGTTGCATGACGTTTATGTCGCTGACGAAGTGTTCCTGACGGGGACAGCTGCCGAAGTTATCGCTGTGCGCGAAGTCGACGGCCGCATTATCGGCGAAGGGCATGCCGGCCCGATTACGCTGAAGTTGCTGGAGGAATTCCGCGCGATCGTTGATAAGGACGGATTGAAAGTTTGGTAA
- the thrB gene encoding homoserine kinase, whose amino-acid sequence MIRREGVRVKVPASTANLGPGFDTLGMALNLYAWIEMKPATSTVITLHGGNLEGLPTDKSNLVYQVAQSVFAEAGVTLPELEISMKSDIPLTRGLGSSASAIVGALFAANLLVGEPLSKAKLFDMATALEKHPDNVGASLFGGIITAVWDGAHADVLRIEPPADLEVLVAIPDFQLSTSKAREALPKQISLQDAVYNVSRTSLLTAALAAGRLDLIPAAMRDRLHQPYRAALVPGMARILEEATAHGALGAALSGAGPTLLCLTDRRQGADKQLESFLLEVLSGEGISAQTMRLKPCTSGAVELTMESEGSFLDHIQAYGS is encoded by the coding sequence ATGATTCGCCGGGAAGGCGTCCGGGTCAAGGTGCCGGCAAGCACGGCGAATCTGGGGCCCGGCTTTGATACGCTTGGTATGGCGCTTAACCTCTATGCCTGGATTGAAATGAAACCGGCAACCTCCACGGTGATCACCCTGCATGGGGGGAACCTGGAAGGACTGCCGACCGATAAAAGCAATCTGGTATACCAAGTCGCGCAATCGGTGTTTGCGGAAGCCGGCGTGACCTTACCGGAACTGGAAATCTCGATGAAATCAGATATTCCGTTAACCCGCGGGCTTGGCAGCAGCGCTTCGGCGATCGTCGGGGCGCTGTTTGCGGCCAACCTGCTGGTTGGCGAGCCTTTAAGCAAGGCCAAGCTCTTCGATATGGCTACGGCCTTGGAGAAGCATCCGGACAACGTTGGTGCCTCCCTGTTCGGCGGGATTATTACCGCGGTTTGGGACGGGGCGCACGCGGATGTGCTGCGCATCGAGCCGCCGGCCGATCTGGAGGTGCTCGTTGCTATTCCTGACTTTCAGCTGTCCACCTCCAAGGCGCGTGAGGCGCTGCCGAAGCAGATCAGCCTGCAGGATGCGGTGTACAACGTCAGCCGCACGTCCCTGCTTACAGCGGCGTTAGCCGCCGGCCGGCTGGATTTGATCCCGGCTGCCATGCGCGATCGGCTGCATCAGCCGTACCGGGCTGCACTCGTGCCCGGAATGGCCCGGATCCTTGAGGAAGCAACTGCCCATGGGGCTTTGGGCGCTGCCTTAAGCGGAGCCGGACCGACGCTGCTCTGTCTGACGGACCGCCGTCAGGGAGCGGACAAACAGCTGGAGTCGTTTTTGCTGGAGGTGCTGAGTGGGGAAGGCATCTCCGCGCAGACCATGCGGTTGAAGCCTTGCACATCGGGGGCAGTGGAGCTTACTATGGAGAGTGAAGGTTCATTTCTGGATCACATTCAAGCCTACGGATCGTAA
- a CDS encoding LysM peptidoglycan-binding domain-containing protein, which translates to MKIHIVKKGDTLFELSKKYNVPLEKLIEANPQIANPNQLNIGDKVKIPAVAVPIGGETGNVYKHIVKQGDTLWKLSKAWGLPLQSLIDANPQLSDPNQLKVGDIVNIPTGAGNPWGEVDNPSAPNVGMSPVQTGKKNTAPIAGSGKKAPTGTKPEMTAPKPEKVEPVKTEKPKEAPKKTEPSKQEPINVEPPKQQPINVAPPKQQPINVAPPKQQPINVAPPKQQPAQVQPPKVVPMEIKMEVEQIQYESTKLQPIHFEPQKHEPVKIQPYSYEPNISPANYGPQNVNPYSHVPMKGEPTGVSPYGYEPMKGEPTGVSPYGYGPMKGEPTGVSPYSHVPMKGEPTGVSPYGYEPMKGEPTGVSPYGYEPMKGEPKGISPYGYEPMKGEPTGVSPYTYGPNTQPNQYPNLSYPSHLLPQYTQPSTLPAMGYAPSPCGCSGTSPYPYTTQTQEAYPPFYQYPIAAEPVSGYYGNPSPTALSPTEGEYPGILNANAPVSQMPNLGAVSPYANPNPNIQPHAVFPQAVSPEANNNAFYPQTMDWGHHPGMMPCYGPPVPGYPTSVMPSAYSYPMAYPGANNLAPLANEPLKGEVGGMENMKGHFDREAQTSASGDETEESEPQKTEANFKTPTSSKKNVKISGSPDSQPSSKKQSKSSNGSTGKKNRQRTGSSNGRRNPWINA; encoded by the coding sequence GTGAAAATCCATATTGTGAAAAAAGGCGATACTTTGTTTGAGCTCTCAAAAAAGTATAACGTGCCTCTGGAAAAACTGATCGAAGCTAACCCGCAGATCGCCAATCCAAATCAATTGAACATCGGTGACAAAGTAAAGATTCCAGCCGTGGCCGTACCGATTGGCGGTGAAACGGGCAATGTCTACAAGCACATTGTCAAGCAGGGGGACACGTTATGGAAGCTGTCCAAAGCTTGGGGATTACCTTTGCAGAGTCTGATCGATGCAAACCCACAGCTTAGCGACCCGAATCAATTGAAGGTTGGGGACATCGTCAACATTCCTACGGGTGCGGGAAATCCGTGGGGTGAGGTCGACAACCCTTCTGCGCCGAACGTGGGGATGTCGCCGGTGCAAACCGGCAAGAAAAACACGGCGCCAATCGCTGGTTCCGGAAAGAAAGCCCCAACGGGCACCAAGCCGGAAATGACGGCGCCGAAGCCGGAGAAGGTGGAGCCGGTGAAAACCGAAAAGCCGAAGGAAGCGCCGAAGAAAACGGAGCCATCGAAACAAGAGCCAATCAACGTAGAACCGCCAAAGCAGCAGCCGATCAACGTGGCACCACCGAAGCAACAACCCATCAATGTGGCGCCGCCGAAGCAACAGCCCATCAATGTGGCGCCGCCGAAGCAACAGCCGGCGCAAGTTCAGCCGCCTAAAGTAGTACCGATGGAGATCAAAATGGAAGTGGAACAAATCCAATATGAATCCACGAAGCTCCAACCGATTCATTTCGAGCCGCAAAAGCATGAACCCGTTAAGATTCAGCCCTATTCGTACGAACCGAATATCTCTCCTGCAAATTACGGGCCGCAAAACGTTAACCCTTACAGCCATGTGCCCATGAAGGGGGAACCCACAGGAGTTAGCCCTTACGGTTATGAGCCGATGAAAGGCGAACCGACAGGGGTTAGTCCTTATGGTTATGGACCGATGAAAGGAGAGCCAACGGGAGTCAGCCCATACAGCCATGTGCCTATGAAGGGAGAACCGACAGGAGTCAGCCCTTATGGTTATGAGCCAATGAAAGGTGAACCGACAGGAGTCAGCCCTTATGGTTATGAGCCGATGAAAGGCGAACCAAAGGGAATCAGCCCTTATGGCTATGAGCCGATGAAGGGAGAGCCTACAGGAGTCAGTCCTTACACGTATGGGCCGAATACGCAGCCAAATCAGTACCCGAACCTTTCCTATCCAAGCCATCTTCTGCCGCAATACACACAACCATCCACACTTCCGGCCATGGGTTACGCTCCGTCACCTTGTGGCTGCTCGGGAACGTCTCCTTATCCATATACGACTCAGACTCAGGAAGCCTATCCTCCATTTTATCAATATCCGATTGCAGCTGAACCCGTATCTGGCTATTATGGCAATCCTTCACCAACAGCACTGTCGCCGACGGAAGGGGAGTATCCGGGAATTTTGAACGCTAACGCGCCTGTATCGCAAATGCCGAACTTGGGAGCGGTAAGCCCGTACGCAAATCCAAATCCAAATATTCAGCCACACGCTGTGTTTCCGCAAGCCGTATCTCCTGAAGCGAATAACAATGCATTCTATCCTCAAACGATGGATTGGGGGCATCATCCCGGAATGATGCCTTGTTATGGCCCGCCCGTACCAGGTTATCCAACATCGGTGATGCCGTCAGCCTATTCTTATCCGATGGCCTATCCTGGAGCGAATAACCTGGCTCCACTAGCTAACGAACCTTTAAAGGGTGAAGTAGGCGGGATGGAAAACATGAAGGGTCACTTTGATCGGGAGGCGCAGACTTCCGCTTCCGGCGACGAGACGGAGGAGAGTGAGCCCCAGAAAACAGAAGCAAACTTTAAAACGCCAACCTCTTCCAAAAAAAACGTGAAAATTTCGGGCAGCCCTGACTCGCAGCCGAGTTCAAAGAAACAAAGTAAATCGAGTAACGGATCGACGGGCAAAAAAAATCGTCAACGTACCGGCAGCTCGAATGGACGACGGAATCCGTGGATTAATGCTTAA